From Cinclus cinclus chromosome 2, bCinCin1.1, whole genome shotgun sequence, one genomic window encodes:
- the LOC134057240 gene encoding N-acetylated-alpha-linked acidic dipeptidase 2-like isoform X1 encodes MAGSRSNATLRVWLVCPGLLSCFLLGFLTGWFTKLTEKNPNSSDVHQNVRQKLVAEMKAENIRKFLRSFTKLPHLAGTEENLLLAKKIQGQWKEFGLDSAELVNYDVLLSYPNEKQPNYISVIDDQGKEVFNTSLFEPPPQGYENATDILPPYNAFSAEGVPEADLVYVNYGRTEDFFKLEREMGINCTGKIVIARYGKIFRGNKVKNAILAGAQGIILYSDPADYCASGVDVYPGGWNLPGGGVQRGNVLNLNGAGDPLTPGYPAKEYTFRYKVNEGVGIPKIPVHPIGYHDAEVLLCALGGPAAPDSSWKGSLNVPYNIGPGFTGNSSTRKVRMHVHTSNKITRIYNVIGILRGALEPDRYIILGGHRDSWVFGGIDPTTGAAVLQEIVRSFGKMKMEGWRPRRTIIFASWDAEEFGLLGSTEWAEENAKVLQERAVAYINTDSSIEGNYTLRVDCTPLLYKLVYNLTKEILSPDEGYENKSLYESWLEKDPASENNTYPRINKLGSGSDFEAYFQRLGIASGRARYTKNRKADKFSNYPVYHTVYETFELVEKFYDPTFKKQLTIAQLRGKLVYELADSQIIPFDSRDYGEALKGYSNRIYKLAKKHEEQLKLYKVSFDPLFSAVVNFSKAAADFHRRLEQVDKKDPVAVRLMNDQLMLIERTFTDPLGLPGRKFYRHVIFAPSSHNKYAGESFPGIYDAMFDIESKADQHEAWEEVKRQISIAAFTVQAAAETLKEVA; translated from the exons TTCATTTACCAAGTTGCCTCACCTCGCAGGAACTGAAGAGAATCTTCTTCTTGCCAAAAAAATTCAAGGCCAGTGGAAGGAATTTGGATTGGATTCAGCAGAACTTGTTAATTATGATGTGCTTCTTTCATACCCAAATGAAAAGCAGCCGAACTACATTTCAGTAATTGATGATCAAGGGAAAGAG gttttCAATACATCATTGTTTGAACCACCTCCTCAGGGGTATGAAAATGCTACTGATATACTACCACCATATAATGCTTTTTCAGCAGAAGGAGTGCCGgag GCAGATCTGGTGTACGTGAATTATGGCCGTACGgaagatttttttaagctgGAGCGTGAAATGGGAATTAATTGTACAGGAAAGATTGTCATTGCCAGATATGGGAAGATCTTCAGAGGAAACAAA GTTAAAAATGCCATATTAGCAGGAGCCCAGGGGATCATACTTTACTCAGACCCTGCTGACTACTGTGCCTCAGGAGTAGATGTTTATCCAGGTGGCTGGAACCTTCCAGGTGGAGGAGTCCAGCGTGGGAATGTTTTAAATctgaatggagctggggatCCCCTAACACCAGGTTATCCTGCAAAAG AGTACACTTTCAGGTATAAAGTTAATGAAGGTGTAGGGATTCCCAAAATCCCGGTCCATCCCATTGGATATCATGATGCAGAAGTATTACTGTG TGCACTGGGaggacctgcagctccagaCAGCAGCTGGAAGGGAAGTCTCAATGTGCCTTATAACATAGGTCCAGGATTCACAGGCAACTCTTCTACAAG aaaagtcAGAATGCACGTTCATACAAGCAATAAAATAACACGAATTTACAATGTCATTGGCATCCTCAGAGGAGCTCTGGAACCAG ACAGATACATTATTTTGGGTGGTCATAGAGACTCTTGGGTGTTTGGTGGTATTGATCCAACAACCGGTGCCGCTGTTCTGCAAGAAATTGTGCGGAGTTTTGGTAAAATGAAGATGGAAG GTTGGAGACCTAGGCGAACTATTATTTTTGCTAGCTGGGATGCAGAAGAATTTGGATTATTGGGTTCCACAGAGTGGGCTGAG GAAAATGCCAAAGTCCTTCAGGAACGGGCAGTCGCTTACATCAACACAGACTCTTCTATAGAAG gtaACTACACATTAAGAGTTGACTGTACCCCTCTTCTCTACAAACTGGTGTATAACCTGACAAAAGAG ATTTTAAGCCCTGATGAGGGTTatgaaaataaatctctttatGAGAGCTGGCTTGAGAAAGATCCTGCATCTGAAAATAATACCTATCCCAG AATAAATAAACTGGGGTCAGGCAGTGATTTTGAAGCTTACTTCCAGCGACTGGGAATTGCATCAGGCAGAGCTCGTTACACCAAGAATAGG AAAGCAGATAAATTCAGCAATTATCCTGTTTATCACACTGTGTATGAGACATTTGAGCTAGTGGAAAAATTTTACGACCCCACCTTCAAGAAACAGCTAACAATTGCACAGTTAAGAGGCAAACTGGTTTATGAACTGGCAGATTCCCAGATCATTCCGTTCGACTCCAGAGACTACGGAGAAGCCTTAAAAGGATACAGCAACAGAATTTATAAATTGGCCAAGAAGCATGAAGAACAGCTGAAACTTTACAAAGTATCATTTG ATCctcttttttctgctgtggtgAACTTctcaaaagctgctgctgactTTCACAGGAGACTTGAACAAGTTGACAAGAAAGA TCCAGTTGCAGTGCGCCTCATGAACGATCAGCTGATGTTGATAGAAAGAACTTTCACTGATCCTCTGGGCTTGCCAGGAAGGAAGTTTTACAG ACATGTCATTTTTGCTCCAAGCAGCCACAATAAATATGCAGGAGAATCCTTCCCAGGAATCTATGATGCCATGTTTGATATTGAGAGCAAAGCTGATCAACATGAAGCCTGGGAAGAAGTGAAGAGGCAGATTTCCATTGCAGCCTTCactgtgcaggcagcagcagaaacactgAAGGAAGTAGCATAA
- the LOC134057240 gene encoding N-acetylated-alpha-linked acidic dipeptidase 2-like isoform X3, with protein sequence MKAENIRKFLRSFTKLPHLAGTEENLLLAKKIQGQWKEFGLDSAELVNYDVLLSYPNEKQPNYISVIDDQGKEVFNTSLFEPPPQGYENATDILPPYNAFSAEGVPEADLVYVNYGRTEDFFKLEREMGINCTGKIVIARYGKIFRGNKVKNAILAGAQGIILYSDPADYCASGVDVYPGGWNLPGGGVQRGNVLNLNGAGDPLTPGYPAKEYTFRYKVNEGVGIPKIPVHPIGYHDAEVLLALGGPAAPDSSWKGSLNVPYNIGPGFTGNSSTRKVRMHVHTSNKITRIYNVIGILRGALEPDRYIILGGHRDSWVFGGIDPTTGAAVLQEIVRSFGKMKMEGWRPRRTIIFASWDAEEFGLLGSTEWAEENAKVLQERAVAYINTDSSIEGNYTLRVDCTPLLYKLVYNLTKEILSPDEGYENKSLYESWLEKDPASENNTYPRINKLGSGSDFEAYFQRLGIASGRARYTKNRKADKFSNYPVYHTVYETFELVEKFYDPTFKKQLTIAQLRGKLVYELADSQIIPFDSRDYGEALKGYSNRIYKLAKKHEEQLKLYKVSFDPLFSAVVNFSKAAADFHRRLEQVDKKDPVAVRLMNDQLMLIERTFTDPLGLPGRKFYRHVIFAPSSHNKYAGESFPGIYDAMFDIESKADQHEAWEEVKRQISIAAFTVQAAAETLKEVA encoded by the exons TTCATTTACCAAGTTGCCTCACCTCGCAGGAACTGAAGAGAATCTTCTTCTTGCCAAAAAAATTCAAGGCCAGTGGAAGGAATTTGGATTGGATTCAGCAGAACTTGTTAATTATGATGTGCTTCTTTCATACCCAAATGAAAAGCAGCCGAACTACATTTCAGTAATTGATGATCAAGGGAAAGAG gttttCAATACATCATTGTTTGAACCACCTCCTCAGGGGTATGAAAATGCTACTGATATACTACCACCATATAATGCTTTTTCAGCAGAAGGAGTGCCGgag GCAGATCTGGTGTACGTGAATTATGGCCGTACGgaagatttttttaagctgGAGCGTGAAATGGGAATTAATTGTACAGGAAAGATTGTCATTGCCAGATATGGGAAGATCTTCAGAGGAAACAAA GTTAAAAATGCCATATTAGCAGGAGCCCAGGGGATCATACTTTACTCAGACCCTGCTGACTACTGTGCCTCAGGAGTAGATGTTTATCCAGGTGGCTGGAACCTTCCAGGTGGAGGAGTCCAGCGTGGGAATGTTTTAAATctgaatggagctggggatCCCCTAACACCAGGTTATCCTGCAAAAG AGTACACTTTCAGGTATAAAGTTAATGAAGGTGTAGGGATTCCCAAAATCCCGGTCCATCCCATTGGATATCATGATGCAGAAGTATTACT TGCACTGGGaggacctgcagctccagaCAGCAGCTGGAAGGGAAGTCTCAATGTGCCTTATAACATAGGTCCAGGATTCACAGGCAACTCTTCTACAAG aaaagtcAGAATGCACGTTCATACAAGCAATAAAATAACACGAATTTACAATGTCATTGGCATCCTCAGAGGAGCTCTGGAACCAG ACAGATACATTATTTTGGGTGGTCATAGAGACTCTTGGGTGTTTGGTGGTATTGATCCAACAACCGGTGCCGCTGTTCTGCAAGAAATTGTGCGGAGTTTTGGTAAAATGAAGATGGAAG GTTGGAGACCTAGGCGAACTATTATTTTTGCTAGCTGGGATGCAGAAGAATTTGGATTATTGGGTTCCACAGAGTGGGCTGAG GAAAATGCCAAAGTCCTTCAGGAACGGGCAGTCGCTTACATCAACACAGACTCTTCTATAGAAG gtaACTACACATTAAGAGTTGACTGTACCCCTCTTCTCTACAAACTGGTGTATAACCTGACAAAAGAG ATTTTAAGCCCTGATGAGGGTTatgaaaataaatctctttatGAGAGCTGGCTTGAGAAAGATCCTGCATCTGAAAATAATACCTATCCCAG AATAAATAAACTGGGGTCAGGCAGTGATTTTGAAGCTTACTTCCAGCGACTGGGAATTGCATCAGGCAGAGCTCGTTACACCAAGAATAGG AAAGCAGATAAATTCAGCAATTATCCTGTTTATCACACTGTGTATGAGACATTTGAGCTAGTGGAAAAATTTTACGACCCCACCTTCAAGAAACAGCTAACAATTGCACAGTTAAGAGGCAAACTGGTTTATGAACTGGCAGATTCCCAGATCATTCCGTTCGACTCCAGAGACTACGGAGAAGCCTTAAAAGGATACAGCAACAGAATTTATAAATTGGCCAAGAAGCATGAAGAACAGCTGAAACTTTACAAAGTATCATTTG ATCctcttttttctgctgtggtgAACTTctcaaaagctgctgctgactTTCACAGGAGACTTGAACAAGTTGACAAGAAAGA TCCAGTTGCAGTGCGCCTCATGAACGATCAGCTGATGTTGATAGAAAGAACTTTCACTGATCCTCTGGGCTTGCCAGGAAGGAAGTTTTACAG ACATGTCATTTTTGCTCCAAGCAGCCACAATAAATATGCAGGAGAATCCTTCCCAGGAATCTATGATGCCATGTTTGATATTGAGAGCAAAGCTGATCAACATGAAGCCTGGGAAGAAGTGAAGAGGCAGATTTCCATTGCAGCCTTCactgtgcaggcagcagcagaaacactgAAGGAAGTAGCATAA
- the LOC134057240 gene encoding N-acetylated-alpha-linked acidic dipeptidase 2-like isoform X2 translates to MKAENIRKFLRSFTKLPHLAGTEENLLLAKKIQGQWKEFGLDSAELVNYDVLLSYPNEKQPNYISVIDDQGKEVFNTSLFEPPPQGYENATDILPPYNAFSAEGVPEADLVYVNYGRTEDFFKLEREMGINCTGKIVIARYGKIFRGNKVKNAILAGAQGIILYSDPADYCASGVDVYPGGWNLPGGGVQRGNVLNLNGAGDPLTPGYPAKEYTFRYKVNEGVGIPKIPVHPIGYHDAEVLLCALGGPAAPDSSWKGSLNVPYNIGPGFTGNSSTRKVRMHVHTSNKITRIYNVIGILRGALEPDRYIILGGHRDSWVFGGIDPTTGAAVLQEIVRSFGKMKMEGWRPRRTIIFASWDAEEFGLLGSTEWAEENAKVLQERAVAYINTDSSIEGNYTLRVDCTPLLYKLVYNLTKEILSPDEGYENKSLYESWLEKDPASENNTYPRINKLGSGSDFEAYFQRLGIASGRARYTKNRKADKFSNYPVYHTVYETFELVEKFYDPTFKKQLTIAQLRGKLVYELADSQIIPFDSRDYGEALKGYSNRIYKLAKKHEEQLKLYKVSFDPLFSAVVNFSKAAADFHRRLEQVDKKEHVIFAPSSHNKYAGESFPGIYDAMFDIESKADQHEAWEEVKRQISIAAFTVQAAAETLKEVA, encoded by the exons TTCATTTACCAAGTTGCCTCACCTCGCAGGAACTGAAGAGAATCTTCTTCTTGCCAAAAAAATTCAAGGCCAGTGGAAGGAATTTGGATTGGATTCAGCAGAACTTGTTAATTATGATGTGCTTCTTTCATACCCAAATGAAAAGCAGCCGAACTACATTTCAGTAATTGATGATCAAGGGAAAGAG gttttCAATACATCATTGTTTGAACCACCTCCTCAGGGGTATGAAAATGCTACTGATATACTACCACCATATAATGCTTTTTCAGCAGAAGGAGTGCCGgag GCAGATCTGGTGTACGTGAATTATGGCCGTACGgaagatttttttaagctgGAGCGTGAAATGGGAATTAATTGTACAGGAAAGATTGTCATTGCCAGATATGGGAAGATCTTCAGAGGAAACAAA GTTAAAAATGCCATATTAGCAGGAGCCCAGGGGATCATACTTTACTCAGACCCTGCTGACTACTGTGCCTCAGGAGTAGATGTTTATCCAGGTGGCTGGAACCTTCCAGGTGGAGGAGTCCAGCGTGGGAATGTTTTAAATctgaatggagctggggatCCCCTAACACCAGGTTATCCTGCAAAAG AGTACACTTTCAGGTATAAAGTTAATGAAGGTGTAGGGATTCCCAAAATCCCGGTCCATCCCATTGGATATCATGATGCAGAAGTATTACTGTG TGCACTGGGaggacctgcagctccagaCAGCAGCTGGAAGGGAAGTCTCAATGTGCCTTATAACATAGGTCCAGGATTCACAGGCAACTCTTCTACAAG aaaagtcAGAATGCACGTTCATACAAGCAATAAAATAACACGAATTTACAATGTCATTGGCATCCTCAGAGGAGCTCTGGAACCAG ACAGATACATTATTTTGGGTGGTCATAGAGACTCTTGGGTGTTTGGTGGTATTGATCCAACAACCGGTGCCGCTGTTCTGCAAGAAATTGTGCGGAGTTTTGGTAAAATGAAGATGGAAG GTTGGAGACCTAGGCGAACTATTATTTTTGCTAGCTGGGATGCAGAAGAATTTGGATTATTGGGTTCCACAGAGTGGGCTGAG GAAAATGCCAAAGTCCTTCAGGAACGGGCAGTCGCTTACATCAACACAGACTCTTCTATAGAAG gtaACTACACATTAAGAGTTGACTGTACCCCTCTTCTCTACAAACTGGTGTATAACCTGACAAAAGAG ATTTTAAGCCCTGATGAGGGTTatgaaaataaatctctttatGAGAGCTGGCTTGAGAAAGATCCTGCATCTGAAAATAATACCTATCCCAG AATAAATAAACTGGGGTCAGGCAGTGATTTTGAAGCTTACTTCCAGCGACTGGGAATTGCATCAGGCAGAGCTCGTTACACCAAGAATAGG AAAGCAGATAAATTCAGCAATTATCCTGTTTATCACACTGTGTATGAGACATTTGAGCTAGTGGAAAAATTTTACGACCCCACCTTCAAGAAACAGCTAACAATTGCACAGTTAAGAGGCAAACTGGTTTATGAACTGGCAGATTCCCAGATCATTCCGTTCGACTCCAGAGACTACGGAGAAGCCTTAAAAGGATACAGCAACAGAATTTATAAATTGGCCAAGAAGCATGAAGAACAGCTGAAACTTTACAAAGTATCATTTG ATCctcttttttctgctgtggtgAACTTctcaaaagctgctgctgactTTCACAGGAGACTTGAACAAGTTGACAAGAAAGA ACATGTCATTTTTGCTCCAAGCAGCCACAATAAATATGCAGGAGAATCCTTCCCAGGAATCTATGATGCCATGTTTGATATTGAGAGCAAAGCTGATCAACATGAAGCCTGGGAAGAAGTGAAGAGGCAGATTTCCATTGCAGCCTTCactgtgcaggcagcagcagaaacactgAAGGAAGTAGCATAA